Part of the Sorghum bicolor cultivar BTx623 chromosome 1, Sorghum_bicolor_NCBIv3, whole genome shotgun sequence genome, GGCCCAAAACCACCTTATGGAACCGGTGTGACCAATATAAATTCACACAACAGCCATAGAATGGACAAGAGGTCCTACTTCCATACCACAACCGAGCAATGGAAAGCACTTGCACTCACTGCAGGCATGTTACATGTTACCCATGTGGACATATAACGGTGGTTTGGTCAACTATTTTAACTTCGGAATCAATAAAATCTACATGGCTTGGGACCATCCTTTTTCTACTGACATCAGGTAATGGGGGAAATCATTTTCTATCTTTCACGTTTCTATGGAACTGAGTATTTATTCCAAGACCATATGACAGACTGAAATTATAGCAATGTCAATTCAGTTAGATGTTACCAACGCATGAGTTTCTACTGGATACAATAATCCATTAGAGCAATACAACAGATACGCAGTGATAGAACAAAATGGGAATACTTCAACATGATAGGTTGAGTGACAAAATGAGCGATACCTGAATAGAGGTCAGTATTGCCGCAACATCATATATAGGGCTCCACTGATTTTGTAGGATGTCCAAACAGATGCTTCCATCCGCGTAGACTGGAAAAAAATGGTGTTAACTATTAAACCACTTATTGCCATGTATTCAGGTTTCAACATATGAGGATATTTTAGTTCTTACAAGGCAACAAATATGGACCAAAAATAACATCTAAAGAGAACATACTGTTTGGGTGAAACATCCTCGAAACAAACCGAACAGTTGGAGGTTTGTTGGGGTAATCTTCTGTAAATTGCAGAGTCAGCTTGAACGTGCCTACAAGTGTAAAGTTCACATATGTTAGCGAACTGGCAGTTAAAATCAGAAAGCAGCCAGTTTGTTCTGCTGCCAAAAAAAGATATGAGGTGAACCATGTCTACTGTTATAGCATACTACAAACTACATTATGATTGATGATCACCTATAAAAGCCCCAAATAAGTGATTGAACTAAACCAGTCAATTGTGGCCTTGATAAAACCGAGATCAAAATATATGTACAGTGGAAGGAATATGCTGAAAGATGTAGTCAAGAAATGACAATCCAAATCACACAAGAGAAAAACTGAGTCttagtttgtttgttttttgttGAAAAAAGGCTACTTGACCCGGCCTTCTTTGGAGGCCATTGTAGGAACAGGGGATCGAGCCCTGGCTGGCCAGCTCCCACCCTTGGGGCTTAGCTCTATGAGAAGTTCCTAAAACTGTCTTAGTCCTTCAGGCAACGGAAGGTCGGTAGACTGACAGATGGGGAAAGGTCCATATAAACTTCCACTGGGGAAAGGTCCAATCACTTAGGTGCTTTTATATTCCTGGCAAATGGTTTATCTAACTTCTATACTGACATTGCTTGCATTGTGATATCACATAACTCTAATGAGTGGAATCAACTGTTTTCTACTCCAACATCAACAGAAATATTGACCAAATAGAGGTTAACACTTCACACATTCATGCTCATGCAATACCAATGTGGAACATCCTGGTACTATGTACTGGAAAACTGAAGCCATGGGCCATTGCTATTGACTAGGCTAGTAATGATTTACACTTTTACAGTAGGTGCAGGGCTGAAGGGTGCAGGTTGTCCTCATTAGCTATTGTGGAAGTCAATATCTCAGTGATTCAATTTACAATCCCAAGTGCTATGATGCTTGCTCTGTTATTGGATACATAATGAAGGACAGAGACATACATAATTCCAAGTGGTATGATGCCTGTTCTTTCATTGGCTGAATAATTAAGGGCACAAGTTGTACCGATATGCTTGGCCAAAATGTACATATCCATGTTGACTATATAATTTTCACGCCAATCGTACAGCCCTTCCCTTTAGTAGCATGTGACAACCCTTACCAATAAAGAAGGAAACACAACCATTAAGATCAATCTCTTTACTTTTTTGGTAAATGGTACGGTGACATGACTGTAGAATTTCAACATCAGGGAAGTATGCAAATGAAGCACGGACCCCAAATAGGCAGCTTAAAGGGGGTAAATATTTCCAGTTACATTTGTTTGCATGTTATCACACTCAATTATGGAATCTATCACACTCAATTATTCAAAACTGTCGTTGTCCAAAACAACAGGAACTATGGAACCAGAGGGAGGAGCTCAGTGACTCAATTTACAATCCCAACTTCCCAAGTGCTATAATGCATGTTCTTTTATTGCAGTATAATTAAGGAATAAGGACAGAGATGTACCAATATGCTTGGCTAAAATGCACATACCAAGAGAGAAAATAATTTCCATGCCAATCAGACACGCTTCCCTTTGGTAGCTTGTCACAACCATTAACATTTGAAGAGAAAAATAAAGGCGTTACAGATCAAGTTCTTTATTTTTTTGGTCAACGATatacaagagatgacacaattcTAAGGTTCCTACATcaggaaagcatgcaaataaacGCACAAATCCTAAGTAGGCAGCTTGTTCTTAGGGGTAAATATTCGCACACGTCTCCATTTGTTTGCATCTACACTTCCCAAAGCTCCACAAGGCCAACAAAAAGAGTAATAAGACAACAAGCAATCTTGAGATTCCAAATCAAACGAGAAATATGGCACCTATTCCATGCAATTATTGAATACCGACAGACCGCGTTAATGTCGAAAACGACAAGACTTATGGAACCAGATGGAGTGGCTCAGTTTACAATTCCAACTTCCCAAGTGCTACTATGCTTGCTCTTCATTGGCTGTATAAGAAAGATAAGGATGTAGCAATATGCTTGGCCAAAACACACATACTCAGGACAATTAATAACATTCATGCCAATCAGACATGCCTTCCCTTTGGTAGTTTGTGATGACCATTAGCATTAAAGAACAGAAAAAGGCGTTACAGATCAAGCTCTTTCCTTTTTTGCTAAACGGTACGTAAGAGATGACACAACTGCAAGATTCCTACATCAGGAAAGCATGCAAACTAAGCATGGATCCTAAGTAGGCAGCTTGTTCTTAAGCTCGTGCAGGTTAATATCCGCAGATCGCGGATTGTTTGCATCTATGCTTCGAGAGCCAAATCAAACGAGATATATGGAACCCATCGTGCACAATTATTGAACAATCGGGATAACGTAGAATTCAGTATTTCAGTCAACTAATCACCAACTAACGAAATTGGCAGTACCCAGAGTGCAGACACCAGCTATTGAGCAAATTACAGATCGAGGCAAACTAAATCGGATGGGTCTCACCTCCATCCCACGGCGTGTCATCCGGCCTGCAGAATCGCAACAAAAAACAAGAGCAAAAGCACAGTCAGCACCAAAATCCACCAAATGTATCGCGGCCTCACACCTCACTAGATCCTTTAGGCTAGCAAACATAACAGCACAGAAATAGGGGGCGGCCTGATTACCCGAATATGACGGCGTTCCAGAGCATGATGTTGTTGTCGTGCGGCGCGCCGCTGATGCCGGCGGGCGGGTCCTGCTGCAGCCGCTTGAAGTCCCGCATCAGGCGCTTCCTCGCCGGCGTCGACATCTCCGCCTCCCAGTCCCAGACCCTAGCTCAGGGCCCAATCTCCCGCTCCCCGCAGACCGCAGCACGCGCACGCGAAGCGAGCTTCGCACGCCTCCGCTCCCTGGGTCTCTCCCGTCCCCCTTCCTCCTGGTACGAGACGCGAGAGGAGAGAAGCTTCGGAGCGAGAGGCGGGCAGGTGGGGGAGGGAGGAGCCGGGTGCGAAAAGGAGTCGTCAGGCTATAACCGACGCGGAGCGCTAGCAGCGTGACGTGACGTGACGTGACGTGGCCCCCTCCCCTCGAGCGGCCGAGCCCGCGTTAGCCCACGCGCGCCTCGCCTCCTGAGTCACTGATGCTGTGGGTCCTGCCATTGGTATGCGCCAGCACCGCTGCTGCGCTCACCGATTTCGTGCCTGCCCGAGCCGAGCGGTGAGCTGGACCCCAGTATGTGGGGCCAAATTGGCAGTGTGTACGGCAAAAGCTGCTTTGTTCGTACGCGAGGCAAGCTGACCAGCACTCGTGGGCCACCGAGGAAAGTAGGTTCCCTGGGCCCGCATGACGGTGCAGTCGGCCCGGCCGGGGCCGGTGGGGGCTCGGGTACCGCAAATTGGACGTGGACGGTGCCAAAGGTACCTGGTGGAGCCCACAGCTGGTCCACGGGCTCTGACTCACGAACCTCTCATCGCCCATGGCTAATGGCTTCCCCCTAATCGTTGTTGGATATTCGCATAGAATACAAAATACAATAAGTATTTggaataataaaatataaaatactaAAACTTTTATGGATATGTTTAATTTTAtctaaaaatgaaaaaaatggtGCTAGTGGGGATAAGCTCGGACTCGTCCTAGGAGTTTTTAGACTTTGTTTGGTCCCTTAAAGCCAAAATCCGAGATAAAGAATAACTATTTTTTTCATTAAACTTTTATatagagttttattttattatacaaaataatagatcaaaatctaattttttttagatgaaAGAGGAACTAAATACCTTTAGTCATATTCATGACAGCTTCTCTTGACATGACAGGACATGCTCAAAAGCGGCAAGCGTTCTTCTCATCTATTTCTCTGGGAAAGTGGGAATTCATCATGTGTTCGCGGACATTTCTTTCTTTTAGCAATGTACCATCTAGACAGAAAATATGTTGTATATGCAACTCGAAATGTGTCACGGAGACGGTGTATCTAGTTTCGAAACAGTTTCATAGAGAATGCACTTCAAGCTTGTTTGGTCCAGTGGCTAAACAACATAGCCTAGCCAGATAGCTTACCAGTTGTTGTTTATTTTAAACGCCTAGCCGATGAGCTAACTATCAATCTATCATTACAATCCAAACAGgctctttttcttctttatgcttacAATATATCCATTATGTTTGTTTCCCTAGCTCGACGGaacaacaaattttgttcatctCAGAGGAAAAAAACGTTCCACGGCTAAGGATAAAAATACTCTAGCAGAAAGAAAAATGTTCTGAATAGCGTGGAACATGGCTCGTTCCAGTCGCACCGAACCAAGCAAACACGAAGCGTAGCAGATGTCCCCACGAACAGAAGACGAAATCCAAACGCATTGCTTTATCAGAGGATTGTTTTTTCCATTCAATTTTTTTGGATTGATGGTCtgggcctttttttttttgagcaaatGGTCTGGGCCATATGAATCCTTGGGCCAGGCCGGCAAACAGCCCGCTGCCACAAtacagctaaggccttgtttagttccttgccgaaattttttcgggacgctgtagtattttcgtttgtttatgataattattgtctaatcatggactaactagactcaaaagattcgtctcgtaaatttcaactaaactgtgcaattagtttttaattttgtttatatttaatactccatgcatacgtctaaagattcgatgtgacgagaaatcttgaaaaaattttagattttgggtggaagtaaata contains:
- the LOC110436323 gene encoding ubiquitin-conjugating enzyme E2 2: MSTPARKRLMRDFKRLQQDPPAGISGAPHDNNIMLWNAVIFGPDDTPWDGGTFKLTLQFTEDYPNKPPTVRFVSRMFHPNIYADGSICLDILQNQWSPIYDVAAILTSIQSLLCDPNPNSPANSEAARMFSENKREYNRKVREVVEQSWTAD